A region of Acidobacteriota bacterium DNA encodes the following proteins:
- a CDS encoding type II toxin-antitoxin system VapC family toxin, with amino-acid sequence MIFVDTNIFMYAVGRPHPLRTAARDFFLMCNGNRTPLCTSAEVLQELVHAYLPVARLDALDAAIALLVRSRVQVWPLEDGDVTLARQLHEQFPALGARDLCHLASCRRRGVSKVMTFDRALRAVTGAPER; translated from the coding sequence ATGATCTTCGTCGACACCAATATCTTCATGTACGCGGTCGGGCGCCCGCATCCACTTCGGACGGCGGCACGGGATTTCTTCCTCATGTGCAACGGGAATCGGACACCCCTGTGTACGTCGGCGGAGGTCTTGCAGGAGTTGGTCCATGCGTATCTTCCCGTTGCCAGATTGGATGCGCTCGATGCGGCGATTGCACTGTTGGTACGATCCCGGGTGCAGGTGTGGCCGCTCGAGGACGGAGATGTCACGTTGGCCCGGCAACTGCATGAGCAATTTCCCGCGCTGGGTGCCCGCGACCTCTGCCATCTCGCCAGTTGCCGCAGGCGCGGTGTGAGCAAGGTCATGACCTTCGATCGAGCACTCCGGGCCGTCACCGGGGCGCCGGAGAGATAA
- a CDS encoding AAA family ATPase, which yields MTEPHEQANLELKVTDFGPIAKAEVDLRPLTVFVGPSNTGKSYLAILIYALHRYFSEVTRPSRRYYRPYGTPRADSRNVRARKAVDALVKAVEQSTRDAKLSDLLPAEVVDFIRSRFDALKRGHEIGNEIARCFGIGELTALVRKGCSQGVIVMRRHFSNHSKPAVHKLVLKSQGAEFTTKMPEGTAIRIDAEDEFKVEHVSDSVHEHGDSFAWQLMEIVRDSDLRQATGPLHLPAFYLPADRTGVMHAHGSIVSAVIGNAPMTGLRPPTRTPMLSGVVADFLRQLIEFDNPQHQRSKPRRELEKDIEENILGGSVNVDRSELIGYPRFTYRPEGWKDTLPLINASSMVSEIAPIVLYLRHVVVPGSVLIIEEPESHLHPAMQVEFTRQLAAIVRSGVRLIVTTHSEWVLEELANTVQRSALSATRRKEIAGTNVALSPDDVGAWLFKQKSYPEGSIVEEVKLDEEIGLYPTDYDAVSEALYNENAKIYNHVQDRGVE from the coding sequence ATGACCGAGCCCCATGAACAAGCCAATCTTGAACTCAAGGTGACGGACTTCGGGCCCATTGCTAAGGCCGAGGTTGATCTGCGCCCGCTGACCGTTTTCGTCGGACCCAGCAACACCGGCAAGTCCTACTTGGCGATTCTGATCTATGCGCTGCACCGGTATTTCAGCGAAGTCACGCGGCCCAGTCGTCGTTACTACCGCCCGTACGGGACGCCACGAGCCGACAGCCGGAACGTCCGGGCCCGGAAAGCCGTGGATGCTCTGGTCAAGGCCGTGGAACAGAGCACCCGAGACGCCAAGTTGTCTGACTTGCTGCCTGCCGAGGTCGTGGACTTCATTCGTTCCAGATTCGACGCGCTCAAACGGGGCCATGAAATCGGCAATGAAATCGCTCGCTGCTTCGGCATCGGCGAACTCACGGCGCTGGTCCGTAAAGGATGCAGTCAGGGGGTTATCGTCATGCGGCGACATTTCTCGAACCACTCGAAGCCCGCTGTACACAAGTTGGTGCTCAAGTCACAGGGAGCCGAGTTCACGACGAAAATGCCCGAAGGAACGGCGATACGGATCGATGCAGAGGATGAGTTCAAGGTCGAACATGTGTCTGACTCGGTGCACGAACATGGAGATTCTTTCGCCTGGCAACTGATGGAAATCGTGCGGGATTCCGACCTGCGTCAGGCCACGGGCCCGCTCCATCTCCCTGCATTCTATCTTCCCGCAGACCGGACCGGCGTCATGCACGCGCACGGCTCGATCGTCAGCGCCGTGATCGGAAACGCGCCGATGACCGGGCTCCGTCCCCCTACCCGCACACCCATGCTTTCGGGCGTGGTGGCGGATTTCCTTCGGCAACTGATCGAGTTCGACAACCCGCAGCATCAACGGAGCAAGCCTCGCCGCGAACTCGAGAAGGACATCGAAGAGAACATTCTCGGCGGATCGGTAAACGTGGACCGCTCGGAACTGATCGGCTACCCACGCTTCACCTATCGTCCAGAGGGATGGAAGGACACTCTGCCGTTGATTAATGCATCTTCAATGGTGTCAGAAATCGCCCCGATTGTTTTGTATCTGCGACATGTGGTCGTCCCCGGCAGCGTGCTCATCATCGAGGAACCGGAATCGCACCTGCATCCGGCCATGCAGGTGGAATTCACCCGGCAACTGGCGGCGATCGTCCGTTCTGGCGTCCGGTTGATCGTCACTACGCACAGCGAGTGGGTGCTTGAGGAACTCGCCAACACCGTGCAACGCTCTGCACTCTCCGCTACTCGTCGCAAGGAGATCGCCGGCACCAACGTTGCCCTGTCTCCGGACGACGTGGGTGCATGGCTGTTCAAGCAGAAATCTTACCCGGAAGGATCCATAGTGGAGGAAGTGAAGCTGGATGAAGAGATCGGGCTCTATCCGACCGACTACGATGCCGTCAGCGAGGCCCTGTATAACGAAAATGCGAAAATCTACAATCACGTCCAAGATCGTGGCGTCGAATGA
- a CDS encoding AAA family ATPase: MAILVCRVAWMPSYKADDEPARGGGSYVDEGNMPHESLNFLPVDGTYYGYVMNDGQKLSLERLGSRKADQKTNGVLVVFCATNPKTGKQLVTGWYTDATVYRLPIKRPEDRLDRDAYFTATNAVLVAEAERRFRIPGARDKPRRPFGGIGQSNIWYGLNEDSSEDFRESLNKYMSDVESGMPVKRREMHPLNQILYGPPGTGKTWNAVKHAMAVVTGAGLDEIDDEDRGQFHALRFDPKTRTGQIAMVTFHQSFSYEDFVEGIRPRLDGEKVGYELRDGIFKRIANAARKDEDPEKRYVLIIDEINRGNIPKIFGELITLVEDSKRLGKADGMSVILPYSNEDFGVPSKLYIIGTMNTADRSILLLDTALRRRFDFVEMMPKLDHKRISANVGGVELRKLLKAMNERISLLLDREHQIGHTYLFGVTDLKSLSDKFQNKIFPLLQEYFYDDWSKIREVLGGAGFVSEQKLGYARRLRSTEFVDEDRSIYERLPNDDRKWTDPDEYKKIYSDGSGIELS; this comes from the coding sequence ATGGCAATACTGGTCTGTCGTGTTGCATGGATGCCGAGTTACAAAGCGGACGATGAGCCGGCGAGGGGCGGCGGGAGTTATGTTGACGAAGGAAACATGCCTCATGAGTCGCTCAATTTCCTGCCGGTCGACGGTACCTACTATGGATATGTGATGAACGACGGACAGAAGCTCTCTCTTGAGAGGCTCGGTAGCAGAAAGGCGGACCAGAAGACTAATGGAGTCTTGGTTGTCTTTTGCGCGACGAACCCTAAAACCGGTAAGCAGTTGGTGACGGGGTGGTACACTGATGCGACCGTCTATCGCCTTCCAATCAAGAGACCTGAAGATAGGTTGGATCGGGATGCCTACTTCACGGCGACCAATGCAGTCTTGGTCGCCGAGGCCGAGAGGCGTTTCCGTATCCCCGGAGCCAGAGATAAGCCTCGAAGACCCTTCGGCGGCATCGGGCAGAGCAATATCTGGTACGGACTGAACGAAGATAGTTCCGAGGATTTCCGCGAGTCGCTAAACAAGTACATGTCAGACGTCGAGTCCGGAATGCCGGTGAAACGGCGGGAGATGCATCCTTTAAACCAGATTCTCTACGGACCGCCGGGGACCGGAAAAACTTGGAACGCAGTTAAACATGCGATGGCGGTCGTGACGGGCGCCGGGTTAGACGAAATCGACGACGAAGATCGGGGTCAGTTTCATGCGCTTCGGTTCGACCCCAAGACGCGTACCGGTCAGATTGCAATGGTGACGTTTCATCAAAGCTTTTCCTACGAGGACTTTGTCGAAGGCATCCGACCGAGATTGGACGGTGAAAAAGTCGGTTACGAACTTCGGGACGGCATTTTCAAGCGAATTGCGAATGCTGCTCGGAAGGACGAGGACCCGGAAAAACGCTACGTCCTGATCATCGACGAGATCAACCGGGGGAACATACCCAAAATATTCGGTGAACTCATCACGCTGGTCGAAGACTCCAAGCGATTGGGCAAGGCCGATGGAATGAGCGTGATCTTGCCGTATTCCAACGAGGACTTCGGCGTGCCGAGCAAGCTCTACATTATCGGCACCATGAATACGGCGGACCGTTCCATCCTGCTGCTCGACACGGCTTTGAGGCGCCGGTTTGACTTCGTCGAAATGATGCCCAAACTGGACCACAAGCGCATTTCTGCCAATGTTGGCGGGGTGGAACTCCGTAAGCTCCTCAAGGCAATGAATGAACGTATCTCGTTGCTGCTGGATCGCGAACATCAGATCGGCCACACCTACCTTTTCGGCGTGACCGACCTGAAATCCCTGTCCGACAAGTTCCAAAACAAGATTTTCCCGCTCTTGCAGGAGTACTTCTACGACGACTGGTCAAAGATCCGCGAAGTTCTCGGTGGAGCGGGTTTTGTCTCCGAGCAGAAGTTGGGCTATGCGCGACGGCTCAGGAGTACGGAATTCGTGGATGAGGATCGATCGATTTACGAGCGACTACCGAACGACGACCGGAAATGGACCGACCCCGACGAATACAAGAAAATCTATTCTGACGGCAGTGGTATCGAGTTGTCCTGA